A genomic segment from Ciona intestinalis chromosome 10, KH, whole genome shotgun sequence encodes:
- the LOC100175937 gene encoding dehydrogenase/reductase SDR family member 11-like, with protein sequence MDRWLGKVAVVTGASSGIGEAIAKKFVGHGMKVVGCARNEEKLKQIASEINGKGQGEMFPFKCDVKEESQILSVFKFVKEKFGTMHVMVNNAGLAHFAASLVAGKTEDWKDMLDVNVLGLSICTREAIQLMKAGNVDDGHLFNISSVAGHAISPMAPFYSATKFAVKALTEGLRKELRDKDSQIRVTSISPGATITDFGYRAMPQMREKVPNLEVIMRFLTAEDIADSVLHALQAPAHVDINEIIVRPTDGDFSKRMKF encoded by the exons ATGGATAGATGGTTAGGTAAAGTTGCTGTTGTGACTGGGGCATCCAGTGGTATTGGTGAAGCAATCGCTAAAAAGTTTGTTGGTCATGGAATGAAAGTGGTTGGTTGTGCAAGAAATGAggaaaaactgaaacaaattgCATCGGAAATCAATGGGAAGGGTCAAGGGGAGATGTTCCCTTTCAAATGTGATGTAAAGGAAGAATCACAAATTTTGAGCGTGTTCAAATTCGTAAAGGAAAAATTTGGAACCATGCATGTGATGGTTAATAATGCTGGATTGGCACATTTTGCTGCAAGTTTAGTTGCAGGCAAAACTGAG gaTTGGAAAGACATGCTTGATGTCAATGTTCTCGGGTTATCTATTTGCACGCGAGAAGCAATTCAGCTGATGAAAGCTGGCAATGTAGATGATGGTCATTTGTTCAACATCAGCAGTGTGGCTGGCCATGCTATTAGTCCTATGGCTCCTTTCTACAGTGCAACCAAGTTTGCTGTGAAGGCTTTGACTGAGGGATTAAGAAAAGAACTGCGTGACAAAGATTCCCAAATCAGAGTCACTTCTATTTCACCTGGTGCTACTATCACCGACTTCGGTTACAG AGCGATGCCACAAATGAGAGAAAAGGTGCCAAACCTAGAAGTCATTATGCGTTTCCTTACGGCAGAGGACATTGCAGATTCTGTATTGCATGCCTTGCAAGCCCCAGCACACGTGGATATCAACGAAATTATAGTTCGGCCGACTGATGGCGATTTCTCTAAGCGCATGAAATTTTAA
- the LOC104266129 gene encoding dehydrogenase/reductase SDR family member 11-like isoform X1, whose product MDRWLGKVAVVTGASSGIGEAITKRLVGHGMKVVGCARNEEKLKQIASEINGKGQGEMFPLKCDVKDETQILKVFKFVKEKFGTMHVMVNNAGLAHFAASLLAGKTEDWKDMLDVNVLGLSICTREAIQLMQAGNVDDGHLINISSVVAHVISSMAPFYSATKFAVKALTEGLRKELRDKDSQIRVTSISPGATFTDFGYRAMPQLRESTPNLASVMRFLKAEDIADSVLHALQAPPHVDINEIIVRPTDDFSKRTKT is encoded by the exons ATGGATAGATGGTTAGGTAAAGTTGCTGTTGTGACTGGGGCATCCAGTGGTATTGGTGAAGCAATCACCAAAAGATTAGTTGGTCATGGAATGAAAGTGGTCGGTTGTGCAAGAAATGAggaaaaactgaaacaaattgCATCAGAAATCAACGGGAAGGGTCAAGGGGAGATGTTCCCTTTAAAATGTGATGTAAAAGAcgaaacacaaattttaaaagtgtttaaatttgtgaAGGAAAAATTTGGAACCATGCATGTGATGGTTAATAATGCTGGATTGGCACATTTTGCTGCATCTTTACTTGCAGGCAAAACTGAG GATTGGAAAGATATGCTTGATGTCAATGTTCTCGGGTTATCTATTTGCACGCGAGAAGCAATTCAGCTGATGCAGGCTGGCAATGTTGATGATGGTCATTTGATCAACATCAGCAGTGTGGTTGCGCATGTGATTAGTTCTATGGCTCCTTTCTACAGTGCAACCAAATTTGCTGTGAAGGCTTTGACTGAGGGATTAAGAAAAGAACTTCGTGACAAAGATTCCCAAATCAGAGTCACTTCTATTTCACCTGGTGCTACTTTCACTGACTTTGGTTACAG GGCAATGCCTCAGTTGAGAGAAAGCACACCAAATCTAGCTTCCGTTATGCGTTTCCTTAAGGCAGAAGACATTGCAGATTCTGTGTTGCATGCATTGCAAGCCCCGCCACATGTGGATATCAACGAAATTATAGTTCGGCCGACAGATGATTTCTCTAAACGcacaaaaacctaa